The following proteins are encoded in a genomic region of Brachyspira pilosicoli:
- a CDS encoding PD-(D/E)XK nuclease family protein, translating to MNKLFLFPNSKARDNYIIKENDEYYSLDITNYKTIYEFYKNNIDNFLKKYIVENNISLLEKAIAIVNMHSAITDFANTNKNSIISKQVITYQLASNLYSFLEEISFAKLICNNEEIILNDDLLKDINKIIQIYKLKNKQINAIDEFDAFEEFIKAIKNKQIQTISNYNEINVYNFENLPNLYSILLNTIQTSYNIKINIFLPEECIKNFTPYFKDYNIISYKISNFAKSLINKKNIKTDNIKLITAFGIKQETDTVLDEIIKLIELNTSLDDITIIYSDADKYHDIIVDRLKECNIRFNERRGNFIWKMPLIPVLMSVFTVLDKKDDIKIDVENLIKILSSPFINKNEEINNSNIRNILYADKKIVSIMQLDDFTKRVQDNKFILDFIELLKKLIYANTYKNIAIVYIEILKFLKVDLIFNNQLLYKDNNLINIHQNALSLFIELILKLHSIENEEKIDYYDFYSALSTLIEDTYIKTDKSKYDAITLSNLYDARGIKSKHLFILGMNNDFLIRKPNTFFMSNKIREEINNKYKKHIFNTQSLLSDMYYNLFLNILSSLEDNSKVYFSFRFKDNEGNLDIPFYYIEDIASEIGIKDFNNINSFIYRKNYISEEDNIHTAKESVMSLFFEGENYNLTNKHLNNNLPINIEEIIKSVYNKINKNLYDDANNNAIKIIQDKLFSDEGISVSYLLNIMQCPAKVLYNDECKIEAVSSTPVSIDKILRGSVYHEIFNNFYIEIKNKYNDLKLKTSEFNNYSNIAKEVIKNTIINNNEIIDDIDKKIMEYEITNIMKHFILNEIDNIENDGFIPFEFEQPFSGINIYSHNGFNVKIKGRIDRIDLSYRDDKTINGIRIIDYKGSDYNIKEIKKDYNYDDIINNYLQPLLYLKYAIEEYIIKQDKDINIFKQLEKCELGFSIYKEKNIVNKEKHYIKFDDKETILTILGYNGENILHNYFDKVLSYIADGKLIFIPGENQCRDCMYYNLCNEHYVYE from the coding sequence ATGAATAAGCTATTCTTGTTTCCAAACTCTAAAGCAAGAGATAATTATATTATAAAAGAAAATGATGAATATTATAGTTTAGATATTACAAATTACAAAACAATATATGAATTCTACAAAAACAATATAGATAACTTTTTAAAAAAATACATAGTAGAAAATAATATATCACTTTTAGAAAAAGCTATAGCTATAGTAAATATGCACTCTGCAATAACCGACTTTGCAAATACAAATAAAAATTCAATAATATCTAAACAAGTTATCACTTATCAATTAGCTTCAAATCTATATTCTTTTTTAGAAGAAATTAGCTTTGCCAAATTAATATGCAATAATGAAGAGATAATTTTAAATGATGACCTCTTAAAAGATATAAATAAAATTATACAAATATATAAACTGAAAAATAAACAAATTAATGCAATTGATGAATTCGATGCTTTTGAAGAGTTTATTAAAGCAATAAAAAATAAACAAATACAAACTATCAGTAATTATAATGAAATAAATGTATACAACTTTGAAAACCTACCCAATTTATACAGCATATTACTAAATACAATACAAACTTCATATAATATAAAAATAAACATATTTTTACCAGAAGAATGTATAAAAAACTTTACACCTTATTTTAAGGATTATAATATAATTTCTTATAAAATATCAAATTTTGCAAAATCATTAATAAATAAAAAAAATATAAAAACTGATAATATAAAATTAATAACAGCATTCGGTATAAAACAAGAAACAGATACTGTATTAGATGAAATAATAAAATTAATAGAATTAAATACCTCTTTAGATGATATAACTATAATCTATTCTGATGCTGATAAATATCATGACATTATAGTTGATAGATTAAAAGAATGTAATATTCGTTTTAATGAGAGAAGAGGCAATTTTATATGGAAAATGCCGCTCATACCTGTACTTATGTCGGTATTCACTGTGCTTGACAAAAAAGATGATATAAAAATTGATGTAGAAAATCTAATTAAAATATTATCCTCTCCTTTTATAAATAAAAACGAAGAAATAAATAATTCCAATATAAGAAATATATTATATGCAGACAAAAAAATAGTAAGCATTATGCAATTAGATGATTTTACAAAAAGAGTTCAAGACAACAAGTTTATATTAGATTTTATAGAACTATTAAAAAAATTAATATATGCAAATACTTATAAAAATATAGCAATAGTATATATAGAAATATTAAAATTCTTAAAAGTAGATTTAATATTTAATAATCAATTACTTTACAAAGACAATAATCTAATTAATATCCATCAAAATGCATTAAGCTTATTTATAGAACTAATATTAAAACTTCATTCAATTGAAAATGAAGAAAAAATAGATTATTATGATTTTTATTCAGCACTAAGTACATTAATAGAAGATACTTATATAAAAACAGATAAAAGTAAATATGACGCTATAACTTTAAGTAATTTATATGATGCCAGAGGAATAAAATCAAAACATTTATTTATATTAGGCATGAATAATGATTTTTTAATTAGAAAGCCGAATACTTTTTTTATGAGCAATAAAATTAGAGAAGAAATTAATAATAAATATAAAAAACATATATTTAATACTCAAAGCTTATTGTCTGATATGTATTACAATTTATTTTTAAATATACTCTCTTCATTAGAAGATAATAGCAAGGTTTATTTTTCTTTTAGATTTAAAGATAATGAAGGCAATTTAGATATACCATTTTATTATATAGAAGATATTGCATCGGAAATAGGAATAAAAGATTTTAATAATATTAACTCTTTTATTTATAGAAAAAATTACATATCAGAAGAAGATAATATTCATACTGCAAAAGAAAGTGTTATGAGTTTATTTTTTGAAGGAGAAAATTACAATTTAACAAATAAACATTTAAATAACAATCTTCCAATTAATATAGAAGAAATTATAAAAAGCGTTTATAATAAAATCAATAAAAATCTCTATGATGATGCTAATAATAATGCAATAAAAATAATACAAGATAAGTTGTTTAGTGATGAGGGTATTAGTGTAAGCTATTTGCTCAATATAATGCAATGCCCTGCTAAGGTTTTATATAATGATGAATGTAAAATAGAAGCTGTATCATCAACTCCAGTTAGTATAGATAAAATATTGAGAGGAAGCGTTTACCATGAGATATTTAATAATTTTTACATAGAGATAAAAAATAAATACAATGATTTAAAACTAAAAACTTCAGAGTTTAATAATTACAGCAACATAGCAAAAGAAGTTATAAAAAATACTATAATAAACAATAATGAAATTATTGATGATATTGACAAAAAAATAATGGAATACGAAATAACTAATATAATGAAGCATTTTATATTAAATGAAATAGATAATATTGAAAATGATGGATTTATACCGTTTGAATTTGAACAACCTTTCAGCGGTATTAATATTTATTCTCATAATGGATTTAATGTAAAAATTAAAGGCAGAATAGACAGAATAGATTTAAGTTATAGAGATGATAAAACAATAAATGGAATAAGAATTATAGATTATAAAGGAAGCGATTATAATATTAAAGAAATAAAAAAAGATTACAATTATGATGATATAATCAATAATTATTTGCAGCCTTTGTTGTACTTAAAATATGCTATAGAAGAATATATAATTAAACAAGATAAAGACATTAATATATTTAAACAATTAGAAAAATGCGAATTAGGTTTCAGCATTTATAAAGAAAAAAATATAGTAAACAAAGAAAAGCATTATATAAAATTTGATGATAAAGAAACAATACTTACTATATTAGGGTATAATGGAGAGAATATACTTCATAATTATTTTGACAAAGTGTTAAGTTATATAGCAGATGGTAAATTAATTTTTATCCCAGGAGAAAACCAATGCAGAGATTGCATGTATTATAATTTATGTAATGAACATTATGTTTATGAATGA
- a CDS encoding VacB/RNase II family 3'-5' exoribonuclease: MKVIKLLRRIEKKGQVSIKDYKAEYVENKKDKLRFDKMLHKASSMGLIIKKGDVLKLTKEGKYYLDSSNNEKDAKQALKKQELKKGYPKKTSKKENSTKTNIIEKPDIKVEINNAKKDAEIVANAYNIPTDFPKKCLEEAKILPDSMENVGFEFDRIDLRDIRTVTIDGVDSKDFDDAISVEKLNDGYKIGVHIADVSFFVAEGSALDREARKRGNSVYLIDTVYPMFPHELSNGICSLNEGVSRFTMTVFITIDNKGNIKESTFHKSVIKSSRRLTYDYAQDVLDGIEQDEDWLLELLKNADDIKKILLQKRIDNGSIEFNLNETQIILDKGGNPKDFFIGERKETHKIIEEFMLLANCEVAKRLKNIKGAIYRVHDSPDSEKLDTFRRIAFNRGYRLTTDNEGNLDFHSFIESIIGKPDEKLLLTLLLRSMKQATYDVNNIGHFGLGFEYYTHFTSPIRRYTDLLTHRLLKLSLEGAQNMKPSMQKMFDNCAKWCSKTERVAVECERSLYKIKAARFMKEKVGKEYNGIISGITKFGIFVEIEERGIEGLIRYADLRHHYHYDENEQAAYSNEEAKWYTLGDKIRIVVHRVNIEELFIDFLPASEFDNALDDRDIIDSRDFLKKKKNKKEIYSRKSKSSKTRKEKKKSKKRR, translated from the coding sequence ATGAAAGTGATTAAGTTATTAAGAAGAATAGAGAAAAAAGGTCAAGTAAGCATAAAAGATTATAAAGCTGAATATGTTGAAAACAAAAAAGATAAGTTAAGATTTGATAAAATGCTTCATAAAGCAAGTTCTATGGGACTTATCATAAAAAAAGGCGATGTATTAAAGCTCACAAAAGAAGGGAAATATTATTTAGATTCAAGCAATAACGAAAAAGATGCCAAACAAGCTTTGAAAAAACAGGAGCTAAAAAAAGGCTATCCAAAAAAAACATCTAAAAAAGAAAACAGCACTAAAACCAATATTATAGAAAAGCCAGATATAAAAGTAGAAATAAACAATGCAAAAAAAGATGCTGAAATAGTAGCCAATGCATATAATATACCTACTGATTTCCCAAAAAAATGTCTTGAAGAAGCAAAGATTCTTCCAGATAGTATGGAAAATGTTGGGTTTGAGTTTGACAGAATAGATTTAAGAGATATAAGAACTGTAACAATAGACGGGGTTGATTCTAAAGATTTTGATGATGCTATAAGTGTAGAAAAATTAAACGACGGATATAAAATAGGCGTGCATATTGCTGATGTTAGTTTTTTTGTAGCTGAGGGTTCTGCATTAGACAGGGAAGCGAGAAAGAGAGGAAATAGCGTTTATTTAATTGATACAGTATACCCAATGTTTCCGCATGAGCTTTCTAATGGAATATGTTCTTTAAATGAAGGCGTGAGCAGATTCACAATGACAGTGTTTATCACTATAGATAATAAAGGAAATATAAAAGAAAGTACTTTTCACAAAAGCGTTATAAAGTCTAGCAGAAGATTAACTTACGATTATGCACAAGATGTTTTGGACGGCATAGAACAAGATGAAGATTGGCTTTTGGAACTTTTAAAAAATGCTGATGACATAAAAAAAATACTTCTTCAAAAAAGAATAGATAACGGAAGCATAGAGTTTAATCTCAATGAAACGCAAATAATATTAGATAAAGGCGGAAACCCAAAAGACTTTTTTATAGGTGAGAGAAAAGAGACTCATAAGATAATAGAAGAGTTTATGCTTCTTGCAAACTGCGAGGTTGCTAAGAGATTAAAAAATATAAAAGGTGCTATTTATAGAGTGCATGACAGCCCAGATTCTGAAAAGTTAGACACATTTAGAAGAATAGCATTCAACAGAGGATACAGACTTACAACTGACAATGAAGGCAATTTAGATTTTCATTCATTTATAGAGTCAATAATAGGTAAACCAGATGAAAAACTTCTGCTTACATTACTTTTACGCTCTATGAAGCAGGCTACATATGATGTTAATAATATAGGGCATTTCGGTCTTGGTTTTGAATATTATACTCACTTCACTTCGCCTATAAGAAGATATACTGACTTACTTACTCATAGGCTTTTAAAACTATCATTAGAAGGTGCTCAAAATATGAAACCTTCTATGCAAAAGATGTTTGATAATTGTGCTAAATGGTGTTCTAAAACAGAGAGGGTTGCTGTGGAATGCGAGAGAAGTTTGTATAAAATAAAAGCTGCAAGGTTTATGAAAGAAAAAGTCGGCAAAGAATACAACGGCATCATAAGCGGAATTACTAAATTTGGTATATTTGTTGAAATAGAAGAGAGAGGAATAGAGGGCTTAATAAGATATGCAGATTTAAGACATCATTATCATTATGATGAAAATGAACAGGCAGCGTATAGCAATGAAGAAGCTAAATGGTATACGCTTGGAGATAAAATAAGAATAGTTGTTCATAGGGTTAATATAGAAGAGTTATTTATAGACTTTTTACCCGCAAGCGAATTTGATAATGCATTAGATGACAGAGATATAATAGACAGCAGAGATTTTTTGAAGAAAAAGAAAAACAAAAAAGAAATATATTCAAGAAAATCTAAATCATCTAAAACCAGAAAAGAAAAAAAGAAATCTAAAAAGAGAAGATAA
- a CDS encoding ankyrin repeat domain-containing protein has translation MKNIISIFVLILSIISCSGGNSGNTKQTENTQTNQTQTNEQVYINPTTTNTNEYVQVTKMYPMYSQTFFLAVQYNNIEEVKSYLAKGANPNAQDEYGFTALMYAALMGYDDIAKLLIEEGTDVNIKDNAGATALMYAARDTNYEMVEFLLKNGADVNIRDASGETALYYSIKHDSFGQENAIKILNLLIKYGADVNTKNDEGTSLLDVSYRISESFDKNKEMFKILVENGFDLESRIKTGRSDYDYTPLMIAALRNDYDMVKYLLDKGANPNTANNEKKTALTIANDYGKFDISKLLIQQGANINTKDEDGLTALMNAAMIGDYEMVKFLLENGANINTKDNDGNTVLYYNILYDHYEKEEMLENAKKIFNLLIKYGADVNTKDNYGASLLDTAYTTELALNREMFKVLVENGFDLESRIKGGEHSPADYDYTPLMIAALRNDYDMVKFLVEKGADVNAKTHSEHSSVETPLLLSLDNEHPDYRYYYYKNENSSAAEFLINNGADINVTNEDGETPLMYASKLHNIKVAELLIQKGADINVTNEDGETPLMYASKVHNIKVVELLIQKGADINAFDNYGNTALMYGVNNLETVKLLVENGADVNFYKGGSTALILACKPSLEINIDVIKYLVSKNADINAQDNEGYTALNKTLTTMPDFEIAHFLIEQGADVNIKNKNQYTPLIHLGMLEGSFYNISFQENRIKLAEVLLEKGADINAQDYNGYTSLMWACTRKSNESFVKFLVEKGADVNIENDYGDTALDIAENLKLREIADILKKSQRNGK, from the coding sequence ATGAAAAATATTATTTCTATTTTTGTTTTAATACTTTCGATAATTTCCTGCAGCGGCGGTAACAGCGGCAATACTAAACAAACAGAAAATACTCAAACTAATCAAACTCAAACAAATGAACAAGTATATATTAATCCAACAACTACAAATACTAATGAATATGTTCAAGTTACAAAAATGTATCCTATGTATTCTCAGACTTTCTTTTTAGCTGTACAATATAATAACATAGAAGAAGTTAAATCATATTTAGCTAAAGGAGCAAATCCAAATGCTCAAGATGAATACGGTTTTACAGCATTAATGTACGCTGCTTTAATGGGATATGATGATATAGCAAAATTACTTATAGAAGAAGGTACTGATGTCAATATTAAAGATAATGCAGGTGCTACAGCATTAATGTATGCTGCTAGAGATACAAATTATGAAATGGTTGAATTTTTATTAAAAAATGGTGCTGATGTAAACATTAGAGATGCATCAGGAGAAACTGCATTATATTATAGTATTAAGCATGATAGTTTCGGACAAGAAAATGCTATAAAAATACTTAATTTATTAATAAAATACGGTGCTGATGTAAATACTAAAAACGATGAAGGAACATCTCTCCTTGATGTATCCTATAGAATTTCAGAATCTTTTGATAAAAATAAAGAAATGTTTAAAATATTAGTTGAAAATGGTTTTGATTTAGAGTCAAGAATAAAGACGGGTAGATCTGATTATGATTATACTCCTTTAATGATAGCAGCTTTAAGAAATGATTATGATATGGTTAAATATTTGCTTGATAAAGGTGCCAATCCTAATACAGCAAATAATGAAAAGAAAACTGCTTTAACGATTGCTAATGATTATGGAAAATTTGATATTTCAAAATTACTTATACAACAAGGTGCAAATATAAACACAAAAGATGAAGACGGTCTTACAGCATTAATGAACGCTGCTATGATAGGAGACTATGAAATGGTTAAATTTTTATTAGAAAATGGTGCCAATATAAATACTAAAGATAATGATGGAAACACTGTATTGTATTATAATATTCTCTATGATCATTACGAAAAAGAAGAAATGCTAGAAAATGCTAAAAAAATATTTAATTTATTAATAAAATATGGTGCTGATGTAAATACTAAAGACAATTATGGAGCATCACTTCTTGATACAGCTTATACAACAGAATTGGCACTAAATAGAGAAATGTTTAAAGTATTAGTAGAAAATGGTTTTGACTTAGAATCAAGAATAAAGGGTGGGGAGCATTCTCCTGCTGATTATGATTATACTCCTTTAATGATAGCAGCTTTAAGAAATGACTATGATATGGTTAAATTTTTAGTTGAAAAAGGTGCCGATGTAAATGCTAAAACACATTCTGAACATAGCTCAGTAGAAACTCCCCTATTACTCTCATTAGATAATGAACATCCTGACTATAGATATTATTATTATAAAAATGAAAATTCATCCGCTGCAGAATTTTTAATAAATAATGGTGCAGATATAAATGTAACAAATGAGGATGGAGAAACACCTTTAATGTATGCTTCCAAACTTCATAATATAAAAGTGGCAGAACTTCTAATACAAAAAGGTGCAGATATAAATGTAACAAATGAGGATGGAGAGACACCTTTAATGTATGCTTCCAAAGTTCATAATATAAAAGTGGTAGAACTTCTAATACAAAAAGGTGCTGATATAAATGCTTTCGATAATTATGGAAATACAGCCTTAATGTATGGTGTAAATAATTTAGAAACAGTAAAATTATTAGTTGAAAACGGTGCTGATGTAAACTTTTATAAAGGAGGAAGTACTGCTTTAATATTAGCATGTAAACCTAGTTTGGAAATAAATATAGACGTAATAAAATATTTAGTTTCAAAAAATGCTGATATAAATGCCCAAGATAATGAAGGATACACAGCTTTAAACAAAACTCTTACTACTATGCCAGACTTTGAAATAGCTCATTTTTTAATAGAGCAAGGTGCTGATGTAAACATAAAGAATAAAAACCAATATACTCCTTTGATACATCTTGGTATGCTTGAAGGTAGTTTTTATAATATAAGTTTTCAGGAAAATCGTATAAAATTAGCTGAAGTTTTATTAGAAAAAGGTGCAGATATTAATGCTCAAGATTATAATGGATACACTTCTTTAATGTGGGCTTGTACAAGAAAATCTAATGAATCATTTGTTAAATTTCTAGTAGAAAAAGGAGCCGATGTAAATATAGAAAATGACTATGGAGATACAGCTTTAGATATAGCAGAGAATCTTAAACTTAGAGAAATTGCAGATATTCTAAAAAAATCTCAAAGAAATGGAAAGTAA
- a CDS encoding ankyrin repeat domain-containing protein, with protein MKKVFAVLFLFNILLYSKTLDESLFSAVEDNNIKKVKSYLEQGANCNALDSYDRTALINASVSGYNDIAKLLIEEGTDVNIQDKAGATALMYTARNTNYEMVEFLLKNGADVNIRDTEGDTALYYSIEHNSRGQENETENAIKILNLLIKYGADVNTKNDKGTSLLDVSYRISESFDKNKEMFKILVENGFDLESRIKADRSDYDYTPLMIAVYKKDYDMVKYLLDKGANPNTANNENKTALMIAIANNNFDISKLLIQQGANINTKDEYGYTALMRAAMRGDYEMVKFLLENGADANTKDNYGNTVLYYNIYYDHYGEEERLENAKKIFNLLIKYGADVNTKNNYGASLLNISYRASTALAQNREMFKVLVENGFDLESRINAGEHSPDDYDYTPLMIAALRNDYDMVKFLVEKGADVNAKTHSEYSSVETPLLLSLDYEHIEYRYDENSSVAEFLINNGADINVKNNHGETPLMYASKLHNIKVVELLIQKGADINAFDNYGNTALIYGVNNLETVKLLVENGADVNFYKGGSTALISACEYSHERNIDVIKYLVSKNANINAQDNEGDTALNKTLDTSDEGSIDILDFEIANFLIEQGADVNIKNKREYTPLIYLGMGEGNFNNKSFQEYRIKLAEVLLEKGADINAKDYNGYTSLMWACSSYGSRFAEPYVKFLVEKGADVNIEDNHGDTALDIAENLKLRKIAGILKKAQRTQRK; from the coding sequence ATGAAAAAAGTATTTGCTGTATTATTCTTGTTTAATATTCTTTTGTATTCTAAAACTTTAGATGAATCGTTATTTTCTGCTGTAGAAGATAATAATATAAAAAAAGTTAAATCATATTTAGAGCAAGGTGCAAACTGTAATGCATTAGATTCTTATGATAGAACGGCTTTAATAAATGCTTCTGTAAGCGGATATAATGATATAGCAAAACTGCTCATAGAAGAAGGTACTGATGTCAATATTCAAGATAAAGCAGGTGCTACAGCATTAATGTATACTGCTAGAAATACAAATTATGAAATGGTTGAATTTTTATTAAAAAATGGTGCTGATGTAAACATTAGAGATACAGAAGGAGATACTGCATTATATTATAGTATTGAGCATAATAGTCGCGGACAAGAAAATGAAACAGAAAATGCTATAAAAATACTTAATTTATTAATAAAATACGGTGCTGATGTAAATACTAAAAACGATAAAGGAACATCTCTTCTTGATGTATCCTATAGAATTTCAGAATCTTTTGATAAAAATAAAGAAATGTTTAAAATATTAGTTGAAAATGGTTTTGATTTAGAGTCAAGAATAAAGGCGGATAGATCTGATTATGATTATACTCCTTTAATGATTGCTGTTTATAAAAAAGATTATGATATGGTTAAATATTTACTTGATAAAGGTGCCAATCCTAATACAGCAAATAATGAAAACAAAACAGCTTTAATGATTGCTATTGCTAATAATAATTTTGATATTTCAAAATTACTTATACAACAAGGTGCCAATATAAACACAAAAGATGAATATGGTTATACAGCATTAATGAGAGCTGCTATGAGAGGAGACTATGAAATGGTTAAATTTTTATTAGAAAATGGTGCTGATGCAAATACTAAAGACAATTATGGAAACACTGTATTATATTATAATATTTACTATGATCATTATGGAGAAGAAGAAAGACTAGAAAATGCTAAAAAAATATTTAATTTATTAATAAAATACGGTGCTGATGTAAATACTAAAAACAATTATGGAGCATCACTTCTTAATATATCTTATAGAGCTTCAACAGCATTGGCACAAAATAGAGAAATGTTTAAAGTATTAGTAGAAAATGGTTTTGACTTAGAATCAAGAATAAATGCTGGGGAGCATTCTCCTGATGATTATGATTATACTCCTTTAATGATAGCAGCTTTAAGAAATGACTATGATATGGTTAAATTTTTAGTTGAAAAAGGTGCTGATGTAAATGCCAAAACACATTCTGAATATAGCTCAGTAGAAACTCCTCTATTACTCTCATTAGATTATGAACATATTGAATATAGATATGATGAAAATTCATCTGTTGCAGAATTTTTAATAAATAATGGTGCTGATATAAATGTAAAAAATAATCATGGAGAGACACCTTTAATGTATGCTTCCAAACTTCATAATATAAAAGTGGTAGAACTTCTAATACAAAAAGGTGCTGATATAAATGCTTTCGATAATTATGGAAATACAGCCTTAATATATGGTGTAAATAATTTAGAAACAGTAAAATTATTAGTTGAAAACGGTGCTGATGTAAACTTTTATAAAGGAGGAAGTACTGCTTTAATATCAGCATGTGAGTATAGTCATGAAAGAAATATAGATGTAATAAAATATTTAGTTTCAAAAAATGCCAATATAAATGCACAAGATAATGAAGGAGACACAGCTTTAAATAAAACTCTTGATACTTCAGATGAAGGCAGTATTGATATACTAGACTTTGAAATAGCTAATTTTTTAATAGAGCAAGGTGCTGATGTAAACATAAAGAATAAACGAGAATATACTCCTTTGATATATCTTGGTATGGGTGAAGGTAATTTTAATAATAAAAGTTTTCAGGAATATCGTATAAAATTAGCTGAAGTTTTATTAGAAAAAGGTGCAGATATTAATGCAAAAGATTATAATGGATACACTTCTTTAATGTGGGCTTGTTCATCATATGGCTCAAGGTTTGCTGAACCCTATGTTAAATTTTTAGTAGAAAAAGGAGCCGATGTAAATATAGAAGATAACCATGGAGATACTGCTTTAGATATAGCAGAGAATCTTAAACTTAGAAAAATTGCAGGTATTCTAAAAAAAGCTCAAAGAACTCAAAGAAAATAG